The Burkholderiales bacterium JOSHI_001 genomic sequence CGCGAAGGGCTGCCACAACACGGTGCCCTCGCCATCGCCGAAACGAATCCAGGTGCGCGGGCCGGTGTGCTCCCAGCGCTGGTGGATGCGGTCCACGGTTTCGTAGGGGAAGAAGGCGCCCTCGGCGTCGCGGCGGCCGGCGGCCAGGGAACCCGCGGTGGAGACGAAGGCCCAGACGTCGCTGTCACTGGCCAGCGCCACGAAGAAGGCTTGCGCCTGGTCGATGCCATCGATGCGGTACCAGGTCTGACCATCGTCGTCGTCGATGAAGCGGCCTTGCATCACGCGGCTTCCAGCAAAAAGGTGGCGATCGATCGCGGCGGTAGCTCGATGGCGGTGCATCGATCGCCGATGCACAGTGCGAAGCCCAAGGCGTGGTCCTGTGGGTGGCTGGCCACGACCGCCAGCGTGCCGTCGGGGTTGACGAAGGCCGTCGTGGCCATCGCCTGGCCAGCGTCGGTCAGCACATGCCGTGCGCCCGGCCGGATGAAACGCGCGAAGTGGCCCAGCACCCAGTAGGCGCCCTGGTGCATCAGCGTGCCGCGCGCGGTGTCGGCCAAGATCGGGGCACTGCAGAAATTGCCCACGTGGTTGGGCCCGCCGCGTTCGTCCAGCAGCAGGTTCCAGTCGATCCAGCCCACGGTCCAGCGGTTCAGGTCGGCGATGATGTTGCGCGCGTAGCGTTCCCCCACCGCCCAGGACCCGAGGGGGTCGGCGTGCGGCCCACCTTCCTGGCAGCCTTCGGTGAACATCAGCTGCTTGTCGGGCCAGGCGTCATGAAGCTGCTGCACCTGGTCGAAATCCTCGGGGCCGTACCAGTGGAAGCCGGTGCCCCAGACGTAGGCGGCGGCCTCGGGGTCGGCATAGACCACGCTGGCACGCTGGACCATCAGGTCGCGGTTGTGGTCCCAGACCAGGATCTTCACGCCACCCAGGCCGGCGTCGCGCAGCGCGGGGCCCAGGTGGTCACGCACGAAGTCGCGCTCTTCCTCGGCGCTGTACAGGCAGGAGTCCCAGCGCTGGTGTGCCGCCGGTTCGTTCTGCACCGAAACGCCCCAGATGGGCACGCCTTCGGCCTGGTAGGCACGGATGAAGCGCACGAAGCATTGCGCCCAGGCGGCGCGGCACTCGGGCCGCAGGCGACCGCCGTCGGCCATGCGGCCGTTGGTCTTCATCCAGGCCGGCGGGCTCCAGGGCGAGGCCAGCAGTTGCAGCGGACGCCCGACCACGCGCTGCGCCGCGTGGATGAAGGGCAGCAGGGCGCAGCGGTCGCGCTCGATGCTGAAGCTGGCCAGCGCGAAGTCGTCAGCCTGCTCGACGTGGGCGTAGTGGCCGAGCGCGAAGTCGCAGGAGTTGATGTGCACCCGGCCCAGCGTGTAGCCGTGGCCTTGCACGGGGTCGAAGTAATCGCGCAGCAGTTGCTCGCGAGCCGTCTCGGGCAGGTCCTGCCACACCGTGGCCGCCGCCTCGGTGAAAGCCCCCCCGAAGCCCAGATGGCTCTGGAAGGCCTGCTCGGGGTGGACCACCAGCTTCGGCAGGGGGGCCTGGCCCTGGCCCTCGGTGGAATGCAAGGGCAAGGGCTGGTCCGCCAGGCACAGACCGCTGTCGCGTGCGCTGAGGACAAAGCGTGTGAGTGCCAATGAAGTCATTGCCGAAGCGACAGGCGCCTCGCGGCGCCCGTGCGCCTTACTTCGACCAATGGATGCCGTCGAGGTAGACCTTGGTGGTGTTGCCAGGCGCATTGCCGGTGCGCGAGTACACGTCCGAGATGAGGAAGCGCGACAGCACCAGCGACAGGTCGAGCTGGGGGTTCTTGGCGATGAAGTCCTTCAGCGGTATCGACACCTGGCACC encodes the following:
- a CDS encoding O-glycosyl hydrolase (PFAM: O-Glycosyl hydrolase family 30) gives rise to the protein MTSLALTRFVLSARDSGLCLADQPLPLHSTEGQGQAPLPKLVVHPEQAFQSHLGFGGAFTEAAATVWQDLPETAREQLLRDYFDPVQGHGYTLGRVHINSCDFALGHYAHVEQADDFALASFSIERDRCALLPFIHAAQRVVGRPLQLLASPWSPPAWMKTNGRMADGGRLRPECRAAWAQCFVRFIRAYQAEGVPIWGVSVQNEPAAHQRWDSCLYSAEEERDFVRDHLGPALRDAGLGGVKILVWDHNRDLMVQRASVVYADPEAAAYVWGTGFHWYGPEDFDQVQQLHDAWPDKQLMFTEGCQEGGPHADPLGSWAVGERYARNIIADLNRWTVGWIDWNLLLDERGGPNHVGNFCSAPILADTARGTLMHQGAYWVLGHFARFIRPGARHVLTDAGQAMATTAFVNPDGTLAVVASHPQDHALGFALCIGDRCTAIELPPRSIATFLLEAA